The Vibrio chagasii genome includes a region encoding these proteins:
- a CDS encoding aminotransferase-like domain-containing protein, which translates to MSIYRKLANQFINEIESGKRPEGGRMPSLRQLAKQQAVSMSTVVSCYQELESQGWIHSRPQAGYFVSPHKPAHSTPEWAQFESKVSRVRQTSSTHNSINGPLGVSSTTNDEQSVVELERSFRRSIKRMGNRLNHYPDTQGEPILRQALSTHFAKLDVHFSPGELVVTAGCMSAIKAALESCTKEGDTIAISSPCFNGILELLGKMSRKIIEIPSLDDGVDLQQLETHLKSKRVDAAIFCTSHMNPQGINMSASQKQKLAALANEYQVPIIEDDVYLELSYSSHTPLPAKYYDKGGYVLWCGSVSKSLSPSYRLGWCLPGRYINEYKAQFSAASYGVALPTQLAVADFIESGQYAKHVRRRCSQILSLRQRYLNYLTQHLPPDVKISNPQGGMVLWLQIPNLNQPIFAQAVTEKKIDIRLGHLFSTLDLYSNCLRINIGYSLEGAAKQQLDDLIKLIRQCVSK; encoded by the coding sequence ATGAGCATTTACCGAAAACTTGCGAATCAGTTTATTAATGAGATTGAAAGTGGAAAAAGACCCGAAGGTGGGCGCATGCCTTCGCTTCGTCAATTAGCTAAGCAACAAGCCGTTAGCATGTCGACCGTAGTAAGTTGCTACCAAGAGCTAGAGTCACAGGGCTGGATTCACTCTCGACCACAAGCCGGGTATTTTGTTTCTCCTCATAAGCCAGCTCACTCAACACCTGAATGGGCACAGTTTGAGAGTAAAGTTTCCAGAGTGAGACAAACCTCATCGACTCACAACTCAATCAATGGGCCTTTAGGAGTCTCTAGCACCACCAATGATGAGCAATCGGTCGTTGAACTTGAACGCAGTTTCCGTCGATCTATAAAACGCATGGGTAACAGGCTCAACCATTACCCTGATACTCAAGGCGAGCCGATATTACGACAAGCATTGTCCACTCACTTTGCCAAGCTTGATGTACATTTCTCACCAGGCGAACTGGTGGTCACGGCTGGCTGTATGTCGGCAATAAAAGCCGCTCTTGAATCATGCACCAAAGAAGGCGATACCATTGCCATTAGCTCACCATGTTTCAACGGAATACTCGAATTACTTGGCAAGATGTCGCGTAAGATCATCGAGATCCCATCTCTAGATGACGGTGTAGACCTACAACAGTTAGAAACACATCTCAAAAGCAAACGCGTCGATGCCGCTATCTTCTGTACCTCGCATATGAACCCACAAGGGATCAATATGTCTGCTAGCCAAAAGCAGAAATTGGCAGCATTAGCAAATGAGTATCAAGTTCCAATCATTGAAGATGATGTCTACCTGGAACTCTCTTATTCTTCGCACACTCCACTGCCTGCCAAATACTATGACAAAGGTGGTTATGTTTTATGGTGTGGTTCTGTCTCGAAGAGCTTATCACCGAGTTACCGCTTAGGATGGTGCTTACCGGGAAGGTATATCAATGAGTACAAGGCACAGTTTTCTGCTGCAAGCTACGGCGTTGCTCTACCCACTCAACTCGCTGTCGCTGACTTTATTGAATCTGGTCAATACGCAAAACACGTTCGAAGAAGATGCTCTCAAATCCTATCGTTGCGCCAACGATACCTCAACTATTTAACCCAACACCTGCCTCCAGATGTAAAGATCAGTAACCCACAAGGTGGCATGGTACTTTGGCTACAGATTCCAAATCTGAATCAACCAATTTTTGCTCAAGCCGTTACCGAGAAAAAGATTGATATTCGACTTGGACACCTATTCAGTACTCTTGATCTCTATAGCAACTGCTTACGCATCAACATTGGTTATTCACTAGAGGGAGCGGCCAAACAACAGCTAGATGACTTGATTAAACTTATCCGACAATGTGTCAGCAAATAG